The window GCATCTCGCATCAGTAATCCAGAGGAGATTGCGGCAAATGGGGCATAATACTCAACAAATCGATTACTATGTAACGTTCCTCCCAGCACTACCAGTGTTAGCAGGATGAAGACGAGCACCTCTTCCGACATTTCACGGAAATAGTGTCTGACTTTCCCAACGACAAACAGAAAATATCCGGCAGCGAAGAATATTGCAAAGTTTACTGGGTAGATATTCTTGGAAAAATCGGATAGTGGATATGGTAGCCATTCTGTTCCAATCGATTGAGTTAATGCACGATCTGATTTTGAGAACAAATGAATGAGTAGATAGTCTATGTTTCTAGGGAACCAGGGATTGATTATGATGGCTAGCCCAAATGCCGCAAAGAAGTATAGTAATAACTCTTTTTCGAGAACATGATGTTTAATGTACTTTACGAATATAGCTATAAAAATGATTGGGACAGTTATAATTGCGCCGTGATAGGCGTTGAAGAATAGATAGGTGAGGATCGCCATGGATACATAGGACCGTCGTATTACAAAATATATAAATAGCACGCTGAATAATACCGATAGATTTTGGGCTCTTAACATCTCGAAGCGTAATGGAATGCCAATCCCCCCGAAAATAGACAGCAGCGCAAATAACGAGGGAAAGGGAACCTTACATTTTTCCAGAATAAGAAACAGTATAATCGGGACCAGCGCCCCGGTAAAAATAATAGCAATCCTGATGGCTAGATAATTGTCAGGTATCCACGTAAACGGGGCGAGCAGCACATGAAAGAGCCATTGATGATCGGGGCCATGCGCCCCCAGGATCGTATATGGTAGCCACGAGATGTCTATCCATAATCGTCCTTCTCCAATCAACCTTGCTATCGTGAAATGATAGTAGCCATCATCCAGAAATAGGTCTGTTTTTGGAAAGATCTCCAGGGAAAAGAATATAATCGAGAAAAGAATAACCAGCATCAACTCTAAGAAGTTTCTTCTTGGAAATGTTAGATTGCGCATAATCTGTTGTCGATCTGGGTTGGCTACGATGTGATCGCTGGGAAGATATTTAAACTATTGTCCCTGTGTAATTGCGTCCTTGCTATTCAATTAATCCAAGTCGTCACCTACACCATCCCGCCAGAGAATGCAGGAATGATGGATTAGGTGGGGCAACTTGGATTAATTAAGTAGCAGTAACGTTGAGGCGTGGGAACGATGAGTAGGTCTATAGGGGATCGCTGATGAAACGGGTAGCCGTTTTGGTTGCAGCGAATGAAGGGGGGGACTGGCAACAGTGGTATTGTTTACCAGGTATGGGTCATGACAGCCTCTCCGGACAGGGCATCTAGGTATCGTTCAGCGTCTAGGGCGGCCATGCAGCCGGAACCAGCAGAGGTGATTGCCTGACGATAGGTGTGGTCGGCGACATCGCCGGCGGCGAATACCCCAGGAAGGCTGGTGGCGGTGGCATTGCCATCGGGGCCGCCCCGGACTTTGATGTAGCCGTGATGCAACTCCAACTGGCCCTCAAAGATCTGGGCGTTGGGGAAGTGGCCGATGGCGACGAAGACCCCCTGAAGTTCGATATCTTTCGTGGCCGTGGTGAGGCGATTTTTGATACGCAGTCCGGTGACTCCGCTTTTATCACCTAGGACCTCGTCCACCTCGCTGTTCCACTCGATGGTAATCTTGCCGGCGTTGACGCGCTCCATTACGCGGTCGACCATGATCTTCTCCGCGCGGAGGCGGTCGCGGCGGTGGACCAAGGTGACGTGGGAGGCGATATTCGCGAGATACAGGGCCTCTTCTACGGCGCTGTTACCCCCACCAATTACGGCTATCGCTTGATTACGATAGAAAAAACCATCGCAAGTGGCGCACGCCGAGACGCCGCGACCACGAAAAGCTTGTTCCGAGGGGATGTTCAACCACCGGGCCGAGGCGCCGGTTGCCACGATCAGGGCGTCGCAGGTATAGGTTGCGCTGTCTCCTTGGAGCCGAAAGGGACGACCGCTCACCAGGTCGGCACTCTGGATGTGATCGATCACGGTCTGGGTGTTGAAACGTTCCGCATGGAGGCGCATCCGCTCCATGAGATCGGGTCCCCGCACACCAGCGTTGTCGCCGGGCCAGTTGTCCACGTCGGTAGTGGTCGTGAGCTGGCCACCCTGTTCCATACCGGTAATGAGCAGAGGATTGAGGTTGGCACGCGCGGCATAGACGGCGGCGGTGTAACCAGCCGGGCCAGAACCAAGGATAATCAGACGGCTGTGGAGCGATTCAGTCATTGGATGGACTCCTTGAAAATTAAGAGGTTCGATAGGTCTCAAAGGGAGATAACTGTATCGATAACGATGTGAGCTGGACTGATGATGCCCTTTCTTTTACGCCAAAGACAACTAGCGCCGTGAATTCTATTACCACATCTATTCATCGTTTTTTCCCCGCTGTGACGCGATCCCATGGATTGCTGATGGTGCTCTTCGTCCTGCTCTACGGATTGGACCTGGCTCTTCCCCGCGATCTGTGGGTCCAGGATGAGGCTCGCTACGGTGAGGTCGTGCGGGAGATGCTCGATGCCGGCGAGTGGTTGGTTCCCCACCTCAATGGTCACCCCTATCCAGACAAACCGGCCCTGTACTTTTGGTTGGTGGCTGGGGTAGGGGCCTTGGTTGGGCACGGGGAGCTTGCCTTTCGTCTGGTGACCTGCCTGAGCACTGCGGTAGCCACAGTCGGTGTGTATTTGGTGGCGCTGCAACTACTGGGGAGCGCCGTAGCCTTCTGGGCCAGCGCGGTCTTCCTAACGGCCTTTCTCACCTTGGTGGTTGGTCACATTGTCCGCATGGATATGTTACTCACCGTGGCGGTGGTCTTCGCCTGGCACAGCCTGCTGGGTTGGCGGCATCGAGAGCCTGCTATGCCGGAGCGGAGTGGAAAGCTCGTTGCCTTTTGGGGGTTTAGCGCCCTCGGGCTGATGGTGAAGGGTCCCATTGTGCTTCTTTTTACGCTACTGCCCGCCCTGACCTGGTTGGCCTGGGAAGGTGGTGTCCGTAGGGTCCGTGCCTTATGGCCGGTAACGGGCCTGCTCGCCCTGGTGGCTTTGGTCGGAGTCTGGATTGGGGCGGTTATCATGATGGGGGAGGGGGAGTATCTCTCCAGAATCTGGCATGAGCAGTTGGTGGGGCGAACCGTGAGTTCCTGGAGTCACCGTGAGCCGATCTGGTTTTATCTAGCCCTCCTGCCGCTGCTGTGTATGCCTTGGGCGGCATTGGTGCCGATTGGGGCGCGGCAACTGTATCGCGAACGCTCGGATGCCTTGCGTAGCGTCGTAAGTTTCACCTTGCCGCCGCTGGTGGGGTTGTCGCTGGTCTCTGGCAAGCTCTTCGTCTACCTGGAACCACTGTTCCCAGGGTTGGCGATGATTGCCGGGGTTGCGGCCCTACGCTTGGTGGGTAGGGAGCGCGTGGCGCCAATGGTGAGTTGGCCGCCGGTGCTGTTATTTGGATTGTTGGCGATTGGTGTGGGTTATGGGGCGGATCGTTATCTAGGACCGGCGCGTGATGCTGGGTTGATTGTGGCGCTGGGTCTGTTGGTTGCCACGGCAGTGGCTGCTGCGGTGGTGCATATTCCGGGGCGGTACTGGTTGGGCACTCATCTCGTCCTGGCCGTTGTCCTTTCCTGGCTGCTCTTTGGCGCGCTGATTACCTTGATGAATCCCCTCTACTCTGCGCGTGCCCTGGGTGAATATCTTGCCCATGAGGTACCGGTGACTACTCCGGTGGGCGTCTTCAACACGACCCGGGGAGTGCTCAATTACTACGCTGGGCGCACCTTCGAGGAGTTGGACACGAGTGCGGCGGATGCGTGGCGCATCGCTCATCCTGGGGCGGTTCTGATTGTCCCGACCTCGGTTTTGTCTGCCGTTTTTGGTCCCAGCGGAATGCCGCAAGGTTGTCGGCTATACCGCTCCTTTACCGTAGAAATGAAGGAATACCATGTGGTCGGCGGTTGTTGAGTGGGGGCGACGTTGGGTAGCGGGCGGTCTGTGGTCGAGCGAGGACCGGCTACGTGCGCGCCTGGCCTGGGTCATTGGCGGCGGTGGGGGAGGGTGGTTGGTTGGATTATATTTTTTGGGGGGCTATGGAGACATGGCAGTGGTTCGGGGCCTGAGCCATGCCAATTGGGTAAACGATCATCGGGCGTTGATTCAGGCTATTTCCGACGGAGGTATGTACCCCTTTTACGTCCTTTTTCTTGGAATCCTTGGTTATGCCGCTCGTTATCGCCTGTCTTGGCCGCGAGCCGTAGCGTTGGGTTGGCTGTGGGCCGAATTATTAGGAGCGGGATTAACGGTGCAGGTACTCAAATTTCTCACCGGGCGTGCCCGTCCTGATCAGGCATGGATCAGCGGAGGAATCGACCAATGGCTTGGACCTACCCTTCAGGCCGCCTATCATTCCTTTCCCTCGGGTCATACCGCAGATCTTTTTGTTAGCGCGGCTTTTACCGTTCTATTGTTACGGCCGCCCTGGATGGGTCTCTTGGCCTGGTTGGTGGCTTTTGCCGTAGCGTTGTCTCGTATTGCCTTGGCCAAGCACTACTTGAGCGATGTGCTCGTCGGAATACTGGTGGCCGAGATTACGACTTGGTTGGTGATACAACGATGGCTGCGTATGCGCAATTCTTGTGTATTGATCGAGAGGCGGGAGTAATTAACCAAAATTGTTGCCTTGCGCGCTTTTCTCCCCTCTCCCTTCGGGAGAGGGGCTGGGGGTGAGGGCGTGATGCTGACGAATCAACAAATTCTTTCCCTCACGTTGCTTTCTATAAGGGATAGTTCCTGTATGAAGTAGTAGTGCCCCCCCCCCCCCCCCCCCCCCCCCCACCCCCCACCCCCCCCTCCCCCGCCCCCCCCGTAAACCCAACCATACAACAACCACCGGCCGCGGGGGCGGGCCGTGGTGTTTTCTTTTTTGCCGCCCCCCCTCCCCCCACCAAAAACTTTTTTTTTGGCTTTTTATATATTTTTTTTTGATTTTTTTTTTTTTTTTTTCTCATTTTTTTTTTTTTTTTTGAAGGGAAAGGACGGCAAAGGTGTGGGCTTGGGGGGGTTGTGGGGGGTTCAGGGGGTGGGCTTTTCGGTTGTGTGGAGGGAATGTGTGGGATTACACGCCGTGGCCTTTCTCGCAAGTGGTGATGTTCTCTCCAAGGGGATCAATTGGCTCAGTATTTATATCGGCAAGAAACC of the Gammaproteobacteria bacterium genome contains:
- a CDS encoding conserved membrane hypothetical protein (Evidence 4 : Unknown function but conserved in other organisms) is translated as MLVILFSIIFFSLEIFPKTDLFLDDGYYHFTIARLIGEGRLWIDISWLPYTILGAHGPDHQWLFHVLLAPFTWIPDNYLAIRIAIIFTGALVPIILFLILEKCKVPFPSLFALLSIFGGIGIPLRFEMLRAQNLSVLFSVLFIYFVIRRSYVSMAILTYLFFNAYHGAIITVPIIFIAIFVKYIKHHVLEKELLLYFFAAFGLAIIINPWFPRNIDYLLIHLFSKSDRALTQSIGTEWLPYPLSDFSKNIYPVNFAIFFAAGYFLFVVGKVRHYFREMSEEVLVFILLTLVVLGGTLHSNRFVEYYAPFAAISSGLLMRDAIGFYSRNDHSNSAKTTMLRYARKAWYLLTIFSLLVVGIVNISSYKKMDGYHVENYQPLAKFLHEQVKNGSIIFNTSWADFVFLMWQTTDYRMVNGLDVHFLADADQERFLLWYKTIYRYDFTSPTLIQDLRDKFSTNWIMVHAADATLAQYLLRQSGVTLRFHYPYGWLFYIDE
- a CDS encoding acidPPc domain-containing protein, yielding MWSAVVEWGRRWVAGGLWSSEDRLRARLAWVIGGGGGGWLVGLYFLGGYGDMAVVRGLSHANWVNDHRALIQAISDGGMYPFYVLFLGILGYAARYRLSWPRAVALGWLWAELLGAGLTVQVLKFLTGRARPDQAWISGGIDQWLGPTLQAAYHSFPSGHTADLFVSAAFTVLLLRPPWMGLLAWLVAFAVALSRIALAKHYLSDVLVGILVAEITTWLVIQRWLRMRNSCVLIERRE
- a CDS encoding 4-amino-4-deoxy-L-arabinose transferase, producing the protein MVLFVLLYGLDLALPRDLWVQDEARYGEVVREMLDAGEWLVPHLNGHPYPDKPALYFWLVAGVGALVGHGELAFRLVTCLSTAVATVGVYLVALQLLGSAVAFWASAVFLTAFLTLVVGHIVRMDMLLTVAVVFAWHSLLGWRHREPAMPERSGKLVAFWGFSALGLMVKGPIVLLFTLLPALTWLAWEGGVRRVRALWPVTGLLALVALVGVWIGAVIMMGEGEYLSRIWHEQLVGRTVSSWSHREPIWFYLALLPLLCMPWAALVPIGARQLYRERSDALRSVVSFTLPPLVGLSLVSGKLFVYLEPLFPGLAMIAGVAALRLVGRERVAPMVSWPPVLLFGLLAIGVGYGADRYLGPARDAGLIVALGLLVATAVAAAVVHIPGRYWLGTHLVLAVVLSWLLFGALITLMNPLYSARALGEYLAHEVPVTTPVGVFNTTRGVLNYYAGRTFEELDTSAADAWRIAHPGAVLIVPTSVLSAVFGPSGMPQGCRLYRSFTVEMKEYHVVGGC
- the trxB gene encoding thioredoxin reductase; its protein translation is MTESLHSRLIILGSGPAGYTAAVYAARANLNPLLITGMEQGGQLTTTTDVDNWPGDNAGVRGPDLMERMRLHAERFNTQTVIDHIQSADLVSGRPFRLQGDSATYTCDALIVATGASARWLNIPSEQAFRGRGVSACATCDGFFYRNQAIAVIGGGNSAVEEALYLANIASHVTLVHRRDRLRAEKIMVDRVMERVNAGKITIEWNSEVDEVLGDKSGVTGLRIKNRLTTATKDIELQGVFVAIGHFPNAQIFEGQLELHHGYIKVRGGPDGNATATSLPGVFAAGDVADHTYRQAITSAGSGCMAALDAERYLDALSGEAVMTHTW
- a CDS encoding hypothetical protein (Evidence 5 : Unknown function); the encoded protein is MGGGGGGGGALLLHTGTIPYRKQREGKNLLIRQHHALTPSPSPEGRGEKSAQGNNFG
- a CDS encoding hypothetical protein (Evidence 5 : Unknown function); this translates as MRERPRRVIPHIPSTQPKSPPPEPPTTPPSPHLCRPFPSKKKKKMRKKKKKNQKKIYKKPKKKFLVGGGGAAKKKTPRPAPAAGGCCMVGFTGGAGEGGVGGGGGGGGGGGTTTSYRNYPL